One genomic segment of bacterium includes these proteins:
- a CDS encoding SDR family oxidoreductase encodes MELGLKGKVVVVCGASGGLGRATAEAFAKEGSKVVIASRNEAALKQAAAEIIGSTSENMVEAPIVAPVVADLSTSEGIDMLIDTAVEQFGAVHVLFTNTGGPPAGAFSDFADDDWQRAFEQLLLFVVRIIRRVLPIMKRQNFGRIINNTSIAVKEPIPELLLSNVFRSGVVSLAKTLSRELAQHNILINNLCPGYHATRRVEQLVASNAKRLGKSEQEVLDGIASTIPVGRLGRPEELAAAVVFLASDAASNITGATIQVDGGAMRGLF; translated from the coding sequence ATGGAACTGGGGCTTAAGGGCAAAGTAGTTGTAGTCTGCGGCGCAAGCGGCGGCCTGGGCAGGGCGACCGCTGAGGCGTTCGCAAAGGAAGGCTCGAAGGTGGTCATCGCATCACGCAACGAGGCGGCCTTGAAGCAGGCGGCAGCAGAGATCATCGGAAGCACATCGGAGAACATGGTCGAGGCGCCCATTGTGGCGCCTGTGGTGGCCGACCTCTCGACGAGTGAGGGCATAGACATGTTGATTGATACCGCAGTGGAGCAGTTCGGGGCAGTTCACGTCCTCTTCACCAACACCGGCGGCCCGCCCGCAGGGGCGTTTTCGGACTTCGCGGACGACGACTGGCAGCGCGCCTTTGAGCAGCTATTGCTCTTCGTAGTCCGAATCATCCGCAGGGTCCTGCCGATCATGAAGAGGCAGAACTTTGGCCGAATCATCAACAACACCTCGATAGCGGTTAAGGAGCCGATACCAGAGCTTTTACTCTCCAACGTCTTCCGAAGCGGCGTCGTGAGTCTCGCCAAGACGCTCTCGCGCGAACTTGCTCAACACAACATTCTCATAAACAACCTCTGCCCAGGCTACCACGCCACAAGGCGCGTCGAGCAGCTCGTCGCCTCGAATGCCAAGAGGCTCGGCAAATCCGAGCAGGAGGTGCTGGACGGGATCGCCTCGACCATACCCGTTGGTCGGCTCGGACGGCCAGAAGAACTCGCGGCGGCCGTTGTGTTCCTTGCGTCGGATGCGGCGAGCAACATCACTGGCGCTACGATACAGGTTGATGGCGGCGCGATGCGGGGCCTCTTCTAA